The Aurantiacibacter gangjinensis genome includes a region encoding these proteins:
- a CDS encoding sigma-54-dependent transcriptional regulator, producing the protein MALDILVVDDERDIRDLVAGVLSDEGYECRTAGDSESALSMVDERRPSLVLLDVWLHGSKMDGLEVLDAIKQREPNLPVIIFSGHGNVDTAVSAVSRGAMDFIEKPFEAEKLLHLVERATETERLRRENERLREGMAAPDEFTGNSSVINNVRATLKRVSNTGSRVLISGPAGAGKEVAARLLHAWSPRADKAFVSVNSARITPERFENELFGEEADGKLLRPGLLELADGGTLYLDEIADMPESTQARILRVLTDQSFVRVGGNRQVGVDVRVVSSTARDLLAEIEEKRFREDLFYRLNVVPIEIPPLGERRDDIPALAEHFFTRYAREQGLEPPSVTPEAIAALQAYDWPGNVRQLRNVIERTVILAPREDFATITPEMLPSEITGGSEDNGGGISTLMGVPLREARESFEREYLRIQIRRFSGNISKTAGFIGMERSALHRKLKLLGMNDRNSGDDKD; encoded by the coding sequence ATGGCACTCGATATCCTAGTCGTCGACGATGAACGCGACATTCGCGATCTGGTTGCCGGCGTGCTGAGCGACGAGGGCTATGAATGCCGCACCGCGGGCGACAGCGAGAGCGCGCTCTCCATGGTGGATGAGCGTCGGCCCAGCCTCGTCCTGCTGGACGTGTGGCTGCACGGCAGCAAGATGGACGGGCTGGAAGTGCTTGACGCGATCAAGCAGCGCGAGCCGAACCTGCCGGTCATCATTTTTTCCGGCCATGGGAATGTCGATACGGCAGTGTCGGCCGTCAGTCGGGGTGCGATGGACTTTATAGAGAAGCCCTTCGAAGCCGAGAAGCTGCTGCACCTTGTGGAGCGCGCTACCGAAACGGAACGCCTACGCCGCGAGAACGAGCGGCTGCGCGAAGGCATGGCGGCGCCGGACGAATTCACCGGCAATTCCAGCGTCATCAATAATGTGCGCGCGACGCTGAAGCGTGTGTCCAACACAGGTAGCCGCGTGCTGATCAGCGGGCCGGCAGGAGCGGGCAAGGAAGTGGCAGCGCGCCTCCTCCACGCATGGAGCCCGCGAGCGGACAAGGCGTTCGTGTCGGTTAATTCGGCGCGCATCACGCCAGAGCGTTTCGAGAACGAGCTGTTCGGCGAAGAGGCCGACGGCAAGCTGCTGCGCCCCGGCCTGCTGGAGCTGGCCGATGGCGGCACGCTCTATCTCGATGAGATTGCCGACATGCCCGAAAGCACACAGGCGCGTATCCTGCGCGTGCTGACCGATCAGAGTTTCGTGCGTGTGGGCGGCAATAGGCAAGTGGGCGTGGATGTGCGCGTCGTGTCGTCCACAGCGCGGGACTTATTGGCAGAAATTGAGGAAAAGCGTTTCCGCGAAGACCTGTTCTACCGGCTGAATGTCGTGCCCATCGAAATCCCGCCGCTGGGCGAACGTCGCGACGATATTCCCGCGCTCGCCGAGCATTTCTTCACGCGTTACGCGCGCGAGCAGGGGCTGGAGCCGCCTTCGGTCACGCCCGAAGCCATCGCCGCGCTGCAGGCCTATGACTGGCCGGGCAATGTCCGCCAGCTGCGCAATGTCATCGAGCGGACGGTCATTCTCGCCCCGCGCGAAGATTTTGCGACGATCACGCCGGAGATGCTGCCATCGGAAATTACCGGCGGATCGGAAGATAACGGCGGGGGCATCTCTACCTTGATGGGCGTGCCGCTGCGCGAGGCGCGCGAAAGTTTCGAGCGTGAATATCTGCGCATCCAGATCCGGCGCTTTTCCGGCAATATTTCCAAGACAGCCGGTTTCATCGGCATGGAACGTTCTGCCTTGCATCGGAAGCTAAAGCTTCTTGGCATGAACGACCGCAACAGCGGCGACGATAAAGACTAG
- a CDS encoding lysoplasmalogenase family protein has translation MSRQALVQKRPYLILSVVAALVFYYLRVTELPEIYLWPIKGSACAFLAVYAFLRHSSPPARVLATAMVVAALADMAVEFDLRVGAGVFIVFHALMIKLFVAHNRGAMDGRDNLILLGLLIVPPLAGYMLTGSGGTAWATAIYGAVLGVMAASAWSSTFPRWTVGAGAILFVVSDLLIFAGLGPLADNPFREYLVWPIYFLGQFLMTVGVITTLRKRDPELAVVQGGRAD, from the coding sequence ATGTCGCGCCAAGCCCTGGTCCAGAAACGCCCCTATCTGATCCTCAGCGTCGTCGCCGCGCTGGTGTTCTACTATCTGCGCGTGACCGAGCTGCCGGAAATCTACCTTTGGCCGATCAAGGGCAGCGCCTGCGCATTTCTGGCGGTCTATGCTTTCCTGCGCCATTCCAGTCCGCCTGCGCGAGTGCTGGCGACGGCTATGGTGGTTGCCGCGTTGGCGGACATGGCGGTGGAGTTCGACTTGCGCGTTGGTGCGGGCGTATTCATCGTGTTTCACGCCCTGATGATCAAACTGTTTGTGGCGCACAATCGCGGGGCGATGGATGGGCGCGACAATCTCATCCTGCTCGGCCTGCTGATCGTGCCACCGCTGGCGGGCTACATGCTGACAGGCTCGGGCGGTACGGCGTGGGCGACCGCGATCTACGGCGCGGTGCTTGGCGTGATGGCGGCATCGGCCTGGTCCAGCACATTCCCGCGCTGGACCGTGGGCGCGGGTGCCATCCTGTTTGTCGTGTCGGACCTGCTGATTTTCGCCGGACTGGGACCGCTGGCCGACAATCCGTTTCGCGAATACCTGGTCTGGCCGATCTATTTCCTTGGCCAGTTCCTGATGACGGTCGGCGTCATCACCACTCTGCGGAAGCGCGATCCGGAACTGGCGGTGGTGCAGGGCGGGCGCGCGGACTAA
- the hflX gene encoding GTPase HflX, with protein sequence MCPDIRGQRRDEDPEARLEEAKGLALAIGIVVAHSFVLPVREVKPNTLFGEGQVQRIATDCELHEAELVIVDGALSPIQQRNLEEKIGRKVIDRTGLILEIFGERAATAEGRLQVELAHLDYQQSRLVRSWTHLERQRGGFGFLGGPGETQIEADRRMIRDRMGRLRRELEQVRKTRELHRKRRGRAPWPVIALVGYTNAGKSTLFNRLTGADVMAEDLLFATLDPTMRAITLPGVEKAILSDTVGFISDLPTQLVAAFRATLEEVTAADIVLHVRDIANPDNAAQKKQVLNILQDLGVVDETGQAQDAVLLEVWNKWDKLSAEQAEALAEIADQQDDVIRMSAQTGEGIDALGEKLGKVLTSGARTLSLTISASDGARIAWLHQHGEVLADEDGGEGEDGPMRQIEVRLTEKELGRFEAL encoded by the coding sequence GTGTGCCCGGACATTCGCGGCCAGCGGCGTGACGAAGATCCCGAAGCACGGCTTGAAGAAGCAAAAGGCCTCGCGCTCGCTATCGGCATCGTGGTCGCGCATAGCTTTGTGCTGCCCGTTCGGGAGGTAAAGCCCAACACGCTTTTCGGGGAAGGGCAGGTACAGCGCATCGCCACCGATTGCGAATTGCACGAGGCGGAATTGGTGATCGTGGATGGCGCGCTTTCGCCCATCCAGCAGCGCAATCTGGAAGAGAAGATCGGCCGCAAGGTGATCGACCGGACCGGGCTGATCCTCGAGATTTTCGGCGAGCGCGCGGCAACGGCTGAAGGCCGGTTGCAGGTGGAGCTGGCGCATCTCGATTACCAGCAGAGCCGCCTTGTGCGCAGCTGGACCCACCTTGAGCGGCAGCGCGGTGGCTTCGGCTTCCTCGGCGGCCCGGGCGAAACGCAGATCGAGGCGGACCGCCGCATGATCCGCGACCGCATGGGCAGGCTGCGCCGGGAGCTGGAGCAGGTGCGCAAGACCCGTGAATTGCATCGCAAACGCCGGGGAAGGGCGCCTTGGCCGGTGATCGCGCTTGTCGGTTACACAAATGCTGGCAAGTCTACGCTATTCAACCGTTTGACCGGCGCTGACGTGATGGCGGAAGACCTGCTCTTTGCCACGCTCGACCCGACCATGCGCGCTATCACGCTGCCCGGTGTCGAAAAGGCGATCCTGTCCGACACGGTGGGTTTCATCTCCGACCTCCCGACCCAGCTTGTTGCCGCATTCCGCGCCACGCTGGAGGAAGTGACGGCGGCCGATATCGTGCTGCATGTGCGCGATATTGCCAATCCCGACAATGCGGCGCAGAAGAAGCAGGTGCTCAATATCCTGCAAGACCTCGGCGTCGTCGACGAGACCGGCCAAGCACAGGATGCGGTGCTGCTGGAAGTCTGGAACAAGTGGGATAAGCTGTCTGCCGAGCAGGCAGAGGCACTGGCCGAAATTGCCGACCAGCAGGACGATGTAATCCGCATGTCCGCGCAGACCGGGGAAGGCATCGACGCCCTTGGCGAGAAGCTAGGCAAAGTCCTGACGAGCGGCGCGCGCACTCTGTCGCTCACCATTTCGGCGAGCGACGGCGCGCGGATCGCGTGGTTGCACCAGCATGGCGAAGTGCTGGCGGACGAGGATGGCGGCGAGGGCGAGGATGGCCCCATGCGCCAGATCGAGGTTCGCCTTACCGAAAAGGAACTGGGCCGCTTCGAGGCGCTCTAA
- the trmFO gene encoding methylenetetrahydrofolate--tRNA-(uracil(54)-C(5))-methyltransferase (FADH(2)-oxidizing) TrmFO, translating to MAHDVHIIGGGLAGSEAAWQLARRGFSVRLSEMRGSGEGHTDAHQTDGLAELVCSNSFRSDDDTKNAVGLLHHEMRRLDSIVMHAGEKARVPAGSAMAVDRDAFSEEVERTLSGHPNITVVRELVDELPDAGMTIVATGPLTAARLADSIIARTGEERLAFFDAIAPIVHRHSIDMDKAWIQSRWNKRTSASNEEGDYINCPMTKEQYLAFHQGLLDAEKGEFKEWEADTPYFDGCMPIEVMAERGLETLRYGPMKGVGLDNPYDTSEEHPQGKWPYAVVQLRQDNKLGTLWNMVGFQTKMKYGAQVELFRTIPGLENAEFARLGGMHRNTFLNSPVLLDRQLRLKSAPHIRFAGQVTGCEGYVESSAVGLMAGMMAAAELAGLDWTPPPATSAMGALLHHITGDAEAATFQPMNVNFGLFPPLHKVHKKQRKEAYTERGKADFGEWLGAMEAVPA from the coding sequence ATGGCACACGACGTTCACATCATCGGCGGCGGCCTCGCCGGAAGCGAAGCTGCGTGGCAACTGGCCCGGCGCGGTTTCTCCGTGCGCCTGTCCGAGATGCGCGGCAGCGGCGAAGGGCACACCGATGCGCACCAGACGGACGGGCTAGCCGAACTCGTCTGCTCCAACTCGTTCCGCAGCGATGATGACACCAAGAACGCCGTCGGGCTGTTGCATCACGAGATGCGGCGACTGGACAGCATCGTCATGCATGCGGGCGAAAAGGCGCGCGTTCCGGCAGGCAGCGCCATGGCGGTGGACCGCGATGCTTTCTCCGAAGAGGTCGAACGCACGCTGAGCGGGCATCCGAACATTACCGTCGTGCGCGAGCTGGTGGACGAATTGCCCGACGCCGGGATGACGATCGTCGCCACCGGTCCCCTCACCGCAGCGCGGCTGGCGGACAGCATCATCGCGCGCACTGGTGAGGAGCGCCTCGCCTTTTTCGATGCCATCGCCCCCATCGTCCATCGCCATTCCATCGACATGGACAAGGCATGGATCCAGAGCCGCTGGAACAAGCGGACCAGCGCCTCGAACGAGGAAGGCGATTACATCAACTGCCCGATGACGAAGGAGCAGTATCTCGCCTTCCATCAAGGCCTGCTGGATGCCGAGAAGGGCGAGTTCAAGGAATGGGAAGCGGACACGCCCTATTTCGATGGCTGCATGCCGATCGAAGTGATGGCGGAGCGCGGATTAGAGACGCTTCGCTACGGGCCGATGAAAGGCGTGGGGCTCGATAATCCCTACGATACCAGCGAAGAGCATCCACAGGGCAAGTGGCCCTATGCCGTGGTGCAGCTGCGGCAGGATAACAAGCTGGGCACGCTGTGGAACATGGTCGGCTTCCAGACCAAGATGAAATACGGCGCGCAGGTCGAGCTTTTCCGTACCATTCCGGGCCTCGAAAATGCCGAATTCGCCCGGCTGGGCGGGATGCATCGCAACACATTCCTCAATTCACCCGTCCTTCTGGACCGCCAGCTGCGCCTGAAAAGCGCGCCGCATATCCGCTTTGCGGGACAAGTGACGGGTTGCGAGGGCTATGTCGAAAGCAGCGCGGTCGGCTTGATGGCGGGCATGATGGCAGCTGCCGAACTGGCAGGCCTCGACTGGACACCCCCGCCCGCAACCAGCGCCATGGGCGCCCTGCTCCACCACATTACCGGTGATGCAGAGGCCGCGACCTTCCAGCCCATGAATGTCAATTTCGGCCTCTTCCCGCCGCTACACAAAGTGCACAAGAAGCAGCGCAAAGAAGCCTATACGGAGCGCGGCAAGGCCGATTTCGGTGAATGGCTCGGCGCGATGGAAGCCGTGCCCGCCTAG
- the hfq gene encoding RNA chaperone Hfq, whose protein sequence is MTKGTLSARPRPEQEPETATKPPAKNGKAANLQDVFLNFLRREKIPVTMFLVKGVKLQGIVTWFDNFSILLRRDGQSQLVYKHAISTIMPGQPVDVEEFGRGPDGSKKMRLLQDIFLTSVRDAGVQVTMFLVNGVMLQGRIASYDLFCMLLERDGFVQLAYKHAVSTIQPEKPVDLSGDIDMDDDDEGDDG, encoded by the coding sequence ATGACCAAGGGCACCCTTTCTGCCCGTCCGCGCCCCGAACAGGAACCGGAGACTGCTACAAAACCACCCGCGAAGAATGGGAAGGCTGCCAATCTGCAGGACGTCTTCCTTAATTTCCTGCGTCGCGAGAAAATTCCTGTCACGATGTTCCTCGTGAAGGGCGTGAAACTACAGGGCATTGTGACCTGGTTCGACAATTTCTCCATCCTGCTGCGCCGCGATGGCCAGTCGCAGCTTGTTTACAAGCATGCGATCAGCACGATCATGCCCGGGCAGCCGGTGGATGTGGAAGAATTCGGCAGAGGTCCCGATGGCTCGAAGAAAATGCGCTTGTTGCAGGACATTTTCCTTACCAGTGTGCGCGATGCCGGGGTGCAGGTGACCATGTTCCTGGTGAACGGCGTGATGCTGCAAGGCCGCATTGCCAGCTATGACCTGTTCTGCATGCTGCTGGAGCGCGATGGCTTCGTTCAGCTCGCCTACAAGCATGCCGTCTCGACCATCCAGCCCGAGAAGCCGGTCGATCTGTCGGGCGATATCGACATGGACGATGACGATGAAGGCGACGACGGCTGA